The Lolium rigidum isolate FL_2022 chromosome 2, APGP_CSIRO_Lrig_0.1, whole genome shotgun sequence genomic interval CACACTGCGACGTACACAATTTCAGTTCAAATTTGACCGAGCAAGCAAACCTCTTGCGCTAACTACAGAAGACAGATGACCGCCAGACTACACAAGGATGCTAGCAAAATCTTAGCCTTCTTATTTGTCCGAGAAAATGAAAGAAGTCCCATTTACATGGCTTGTGGAGAAAACTAGAGAGATCTCGAATGCGGTATGTTGTATGCACACCGATTGCACTAGGAGAATAGTAAGCTAATCATTAACACATGCAGCGTGCAAGTTTTTATATTGAACAAGAGAAGAGTATATATAAGGTGTAAGACTTGGCAAGCTATAGTTACCTCTAGAATGCGAAGGAAGCAAGTGGTCAAGTCTCTCTGTAGAGATTCCAGATCCAGAACAGGAGGGATCTAATAGAATAGCACGAACCTGTACCAATCATCACCACATAACAAAATTAGGGGTGCTTTGTTCCGCAAGACAAATGAAACGCTACAAAATGTATGATCTGATGTTGATTCTTTTACAGGAAAGCAAAAGGCAACACAAGTACTGCAGACCTCTGCATATGACGGATCATTGCTATCTATATCCAGAAAGTCACCATTAACTGTTTCAACATCTACAAAACTGGTTAAGAAAAGCTGATCCTCATATCATGCCACGAACTTTGCAAGACATAACACATAACACACAATATATGGCGAACAGGTACATACGGTAGGTTGTTGGAAGTAAAAAACTGCATTTAATTAAACAAATTTATGATCAACATAGAAAGTCAAAAATATCAGAGCAACTGTCTTGACATAATGGTTTGTGTATATATAGTTtgcagaaaaaggaaattaaaactcGGAATAAAATAGCCAGCAGACAAAGGAAAGCACGGATCACTTCGACCTACAAAAATAGATGCAGCATATGCCCTATCAAAGATGGAATACCTATCTATATGGTCTTCAGCCCCTTAGGAGCACCCTTGCGAATAAATGTCAACCAAGTAACTGAAAGTTCACTATTAGGGTTGGCAGGAGACTTGTAACATCCTGATTTTTACGGTCTCAtttgtttttttttacaaaacaAAGGATGTTGCAGCGTGATCAAATTATTAATATTTCATCTTGGAGTTGCCAAATTTAATTCTAAATTGTTTTGAAATTTATTTGACATGTGAGGCAAGAGAATCAACTCCGCTTATGCCTTACGATGTATTTTACATCAACAAGGTGACGGGATGACTTAAGGATAAGAACGGTGCACAAGGAAAAAAAATGAAAGATTAGTAGAACTAGAGATAATAAAGCATTTAAGAAAGGATACTGTTTGCTCCAGATCTTCTGACAGTATGCTGCAATGTCTTAGCCCTGTCTTTGTTAAGTTCGCAGGCTATAATATTCCCTTCCCCATTCATGAGTGCAGCAAGGTGGACTGTTTTGTTCCCTGGAGCCGCACATGCATCAATAACCTAAGTTTAatgttcaattggaaatcaatggTTTGATGTGATATAATTATAACTTTATAAAGTAATAGAACTAAAGTGATATTTATCAGTCACTACATCAGAATGCAGCACTCATAGGTCGATCCCATAATCAATAACCTAAGTTTAatgttcaattggaaatcaatggTTTGATGTGATATAATTATAACTTTATAAAGTAATAGAACTAAAGTGATATTTATCAGTCACTACATCAGAATGCAGCATTCATAGGTCGATCCCATAAGTTATGAGTCATGAAGCATATTAAAGAGGAAAACAGATAAGCCTAAACTTTTCATTGGTGACAGTATTGTTATATTTTACCACTGTCTGCATCCCACAAATTTATGTCCTATAGTAATCATAATGCATAGGAAGTATTTGTCAGATTTATCTGATACAGATAATAATGATACAAATGATAAAATAGAGAAACTTCAAGACAAACAATTGCTAAGTTGTCAATACTAAAATATGCATTACTATAGTCCAGAACATTGATATGTGAAATCTTATCCATTGAGGATGGAAATCTAAATAAAATCCATATCTCTTGGCTGCAAAATGATTTTAGTTTGCATGCCAATAAAAAAAATATCAGCAACAAGAACTAGCACACTAATAAACAAACCTTCCAACCCGCCTTAGGGCACAATGCGACTGCCACCATACAACTTGCTTTTCCCTGTGAAAACATGTTGAAATTGAGAGGGGGTATATTATTAATCAAATTTCTTTTCAAATGCGAATGCTACAAATCACAAGGCTTCACCTGCAAAAACACCTTTCCATCTGTGACCAGAGGATGTTTATGCATATCAGTTCCAGGCGGGAGCACCAACATGTCTGGAACCATATCATCTTTCTCAACCTACACGATACTTGGTGAATTTTAACTCTCACTAAGAATGGTAGAGCTCGAAGGTGATATACAGTAATGAAGAAACATTGAGCAAAAGGTCTGTTACTTGGAGAAACATGCTTGCTAAATAGTAGACAAAAGATGACGTACCTTGTGTATTTTACTTAGTACTTCGATAACAGAGCCTGTAGTGGTCTTAAGTGTGTTTACACGAACAAACCTCGGCTTTGGTTTGACTGCAGAAAGAAAAACGGATAATGAACAgaattgcatgcatataatttTATTAGTAGCATCTAATTTACTTATAAAAGATGGCCTACCACTGATATGATGAAATCAAGCAAATGAACAGCAGCAGTCGTGGCAAACCTTTTCCAGGAAAACGATTCTGATCCTAATTTTGAAAACTAAATCggttcgccaaatataaaaattactGTTTATTAGTAAGTATTTCGGAGGATACCAAAAACAGAATCCACCTTTCTCCCTAAGTTAACCAAAATGTGTCAACTATCGTAACAACTCGGTTGTGCATGGCAATGGAATGGAGTCAGAGAAATACTCAACGTTAAAAAGTTAAAACCTAGCATGGAATTGAATAGTCAGCATTGATTGTTGACACAAGAAAAGAACCTCCAAATACACTGCATATGAAACAGGTTAAATTCACAGAAACACCTCACATCATACGCTGCATATATGAAAACATTCAAGTTCACAGCTGTAACAATATCTAATTATGCAGTGTAGACAAATATTAACCATAACCCAGCCTTTTTGAACTGGAAACAATCTGCGCAATAAGATGAATGCATTTGATCTTGATGGGAAAGATCATTAGATGGATAAGGGATGCAGAGCAATCATATTACAAGAAGTCAATGAACCTCTACAAAGGGAACATGTCAGAGAGAACAGAGAAGAAGTACCTGTAGTTTTATCGCTTATCAAGTCCTTGATGCTACTGACCTTCCTTTTAGCACATATTTTCCCAAGAGTAGTCCTAAAAGTATCTTTATGTAGCAAAATGAACTGCTCAACAGATCCAGAAACTGCAATTTCCTACAAATGCTATATCGTGTCAGATTTTCTTTCAGTGGGAAGAAGAGGACAAACACAATGAACTCAAATGACACTATATTAATAGATTGAACAGCTATTAGTTTAGAAAACTTAGAACGTAGAAATTATAAGGTTGGAGTTGGAAACAGTAATGCAACCATGCAAGAACTGTTTGAATAGTTGTTGTCAATCCAACGACCCTAGTAACTGACATACCTGACCGAAGAGGATGTCGTAGGCAGTCACATAAACTAATTCCTCCTGTTTCTGCAACAAAAAGAAGAAATGTGTAGTGTCAATTCATGTCTTATTGTCTTACCGGGTGGTGCTATACATACGCACTTAAGGGTCGTGAAGCCTACCAACAAAAGACTGGCAAAAACAGCATATAGCAAGAATGGAAACAATTAATCCAAATAATAGATTCAGTTGGCTTACCTTCCATTTGCTGGATAGTACTCCAGTTGATGCAAAAACCTCCTTAAGAATTGGAAGACCTGATCAAAGGAAACCACAAACATGAGAGAGAAGTTAATGCAGGAAAACACAAACTGACGGTTCAAGCACGACAGCCGATAATTTGTGCTTGCTCGCTGCAAGCAGCACTACACATGGTTTTATTTCCAGGTTGTCAGCTATGTACATTCTCATTGGATGAAGTAACATACTGATCGAATATGTCCATTCTCATTGAATGAAGTAACATACTGATTCTCCGGAAGCTTGAGCTAAAAATATATGATTTACTTTAAAGTTAAAGAAATATAGAACTCTTTGCTCCGTATTATAATACCTCTGTTCCGTATTATAAGGCGTATAATTTTTTCTTAGGTCAAACGAGgtagaatttgaccaagtttatagaaAAATACTATATAAATATAATGTGGAAATGTATGTCATGACGTATCTAATGACATTGATTTGGAATGATAGATATTGAtagttttttttctaaaaatttgaTCAAAGTTTACATCGTTTGACTGTTGGAAAAAATTATACACCTTATTTTC includes:
- the LOC124689936 gene encoding 25S rRNA (cytosine-C(5))-methyltransferase NSUN5-like, yielding MAPPQPKNRSHVPAKAGQVRPPPGQPGRRMASRDAGERAAFFARREAATVLRRVLRGDASKRSGGSIKSLVFSPSVRNKRATFALVCQTLKCLPILKEVFASTGVLSSKWKKQEELVYVTAYDILFGQEIAVSGSVEQFILLHKDTFRTTLGKICAKRKVSSIKDLISDKTTVKPKPRFVRVNTLKTTTGSVIEVLSKIHKVEKDDMVPDMLVLPPGTDMHKHPLVTDGKVFLQGKASCMVAVALCPKAGWKVIDACAAPGNKTVHLAALMNGEGNIIACELNKDRAKTLQHTVRRSGANNVETVNGDFLDIDSNDPSYAEVRAILLDPSCSGSGISTERLDHLLPSHSRDDQDDAGSSARIRKLSAFQRKALSHALSFPSVERLVYSTCSIHQAENEDVVNSVLPLATSLGFELATPFPQWRRRGLPVFDGAEHLLRTDPEDDLEGFFIALFVRKAAADESSAEPSKDGMLGAKRKRVCTTRNNGLRAFSSLRLSRMDALCSIWRL